The genomic interval GTTTTTGGGATGAGGAGGAGGTTGTGTGAAGTAACAAGTAAGGATAGGTGCAGAAGGTGGCCTTATGGTTTGTTGGTTGAGGCTAGGTGGTGGGACAAAGGTTCTATGACTGACACCAGTAGAAGTAGAGCAGTTGGTAGTAACCTTATTTAGCATAGTAGGCAGGTGAACAGCAGATTGTTCCTCATTGACGCAAGGATAAGTAGCATTAGGTGTTGTATTGAAAGTTGCAGAAGCAAAAATTTGAGAATGTTGTGAGTTTACCTGTGGTGATGTTGACTTTGATTAGGCTGGAAACTCCTCTTCATTGAACACCACATTTTGAGCAACATAGACCTTGCCTGTTTGGTTTTCACACAAGTATCATTTGTGTTGAAATGAGCATCCCACGAAAATGCATTTTTTAGACTTCATGGTCGTTTTGTGTTGCTGGTATGGCCTGAGATAGGGAAAATAGGTGCGACCAAACACCTTGAGGAATCCATAATCTGGCTATTTATGAAACACGCATTGGTAGGGTGACATGTTGTCAAGAACAAGAGTTGGTAGCCCGTTAATGACAAATATAGCATGTTGAAAGGCAAACCACCAATAGGAGAGATCTAAACCAGCCTGTGCAAGTAAGGACATTCCTGTTTCATTGATATGTCTATGCTTGCGTTCAACTCTGCCATTTTACTCGTAATCATGAGGACATGAGTGCTGAAATTGAACACTGTTAGCTGCTAGAAATGAGGCAAAACTTCTGTATTCTCCTCCCCAATCAGATTGAACCTTTTTAATGGGAAGGGAGAATTGTTTTTCAACTAGCACTTTGAATTGTAGGAAGGTAAGATATGCTTAGGATTTCAAGGTGAGTGGAAAAATCCAAGTGAACTTATTGAAATCATCTAGAAAATGAATATAGTACCTATAACCTTCCTTGGATGAGACATGTAAAGGGCCCTAAAGATCAGTGTGAATCAATTCTAAGGGAAAGGATGCTCTACTAGATGACACAAGATAGAATAACTTGTGACTTTTGCCTCTCTTGTAGGCATCACAGAACTTAAGTTCTTTGAGGGTGCCTGTGTGATTAACATTAAACAATATTTTAGCAAGTGTATTGGGGCCAGGATGGCCCAACTTTGAATGCCAAATGTTTATAACCTGAGTAGTGTTAACAGTAAAAGCAGTAAAAGAGACATCAGTACTAGTAGAATTGTATTCTTTATTGATTTTAGAATTGGTACAAGGGTTGGAGACTATATTTGTAGTCATTTTATTACTAACATTATTACATTCAGTAACAGAAAGAGATTTGGACTCCTTAGTGGCTAGTAGGCATTGAATCTGGACTAGTGTTCTTGTGGTGGGTTGAGTGAGCAGATACAGTCCATTTTTGACTCTTTCTTTAAGTAAGACCCTCCCTATTTTCTTGTCCATCACAAAACAGCAAGTTGAGTGAAATTTTAGGAAAACACTATTATCTTTGGTGAGTTTCCAGACACTAACAAGATTTTTTGTGATTTGTGGAACTTTTAAGCACTATGGATATGGTCATGATACCATGTATGAACCTATCAATACTAAGCACTATCTGAAAGCAATTGAAATAAAAGTCTCTAAGGCTTGTAAAGGTTAAGCCAATAAAAAAGAACCTCCTTTATTTATAGAGAGTGAGTACAGAGAGGAGTAACAAACTAAGAGAGAGTACAACCAAGAAATACAGCCGAATTAGTTGGACAGTTAGGTACAAAACAGTGACAactaacataaataattaactGTAAAAGTTAGTTGCTTGTCCATGatgtattaaaattttattatctcaATGAAATTTCAttgttcaagaaaaaaaaaattattcatttataattctatgtaattaatctttttatttttcaagtgGAAGCTTATAGTTTATAAGGTAGACTTATTTGGtgctattttttcattttaattaatttttttgtctagTTATCCAAAAAATCAATTGAGTGATGTAGCAAGAAAAAGAACGACACGTGGTAAGGAACAATTGGTCGGTATGTTACTGGATATGAGGAACGAAGTTAGTCGGATAGTTTGGGAAACAGAGAAATACAATGTACTATATATGTTAGTACAATATACTATGTTAGAATTGTTGAATAAACAAGGACAATCCAAGATTTATGTCGAGCAGGCATCCAAGCAGTTGGAATAAACTGACTAATTAACGTTACCGACTAGCGAGGATTAATCTGATTCTTCTTAAAGAATATCAGATTGCGACAATCTCGACGGACCATCCAACCAGTATAATGGACTCATTCTAAATCCAcgaaattaatttaacaatCTCTGAAGACCAGGTCATTATGAGTACCCAGAATCATGAGATTAAGAAAATAATCAGTCTTTAAtgaatattttgtaattaatatcATTTATCTATAATCTTATAAATAGTGAGTATTAAAGTAGACCATTACTGTAAAATTAGAGTAGAACCTCTATAAATTTTTGATATGGTTTATTTGCTTGCAATAATTTTATATTCAAtacttttataattataatattaactcCTTGTTGTTGACTAAAAATTCAATCTAACACTTTCCAAGTTAATTCTTTCAATGGTTGGTCTCTCTTAAGGGTATAAAAACTGTTGAAACAGTTGATGATGTTGGTTAGGACTGTTTGTTAGGTAGTTAGTCTTTCTAACTACTTTCTGTTAGTTTCTGTTATTCTGTTAGTGAGTTTTTTCAGCTCACTCTTTCATTGTtgtttgtgtatatatacatcatgtactctctctctctctctctgcaatGGAATCATTCATTCTTTCTTCACTCTTTTCTCTCTGTTTCCTCTGTCTTTGATtctcttttgtttctttcttgTTTTCAATGTCTAAGAAACttcacatggtatcagagcatgaTTTTCTGCCATTAATGGCAAATGTCGTTACTGGCAATGGGAAGAGAGTCGCCTCCGTAGACAGTTCACAGCAGAACCTGTAGGACACTTCAAATCAGGTTCAAGGTCTTCAACGTGCTCGAAGGAAAGACTACGATGACTCTTCTCCAGTTTACTTCAGTCACAGCCTCTCGATCAAGCTGAACGTTTTATCTTGCTGCAATTCGAGGTAATCGCCTGCAACGTTTTATCTTTGATTCCGATCTTCCATCAAAGTTTCTCAGTGATGAAGATCGAGCCAGGAAAATCTATAATTCAGAGTTTCTCGATTGGGACGCTCAGGATCAACTACTCGTGTGATGGCTTCTGTCATCAATGACTCCAAGTCTCTTGACTCGAATGGTGGGATGTGAATCTGCAAGCCAAATCTGGGCCACTCTGGAGAAGTACTTCACTCTACAAGTCTCTGCCAAAATCCTCGAGTTTCAAACTAAATTGCAGAATCTCAGGAAAGGATCTATGTCTCTTAATGAATACCTGCTCAAAGTTAAGGAAACTGTGGATCTTTTGGCATCTGTAGGTGATGTTCTCTCTCCAAGAGATCATGTTCGAGCTATTTTTAAAGGCGTGCCTAGTGAATACGACACCTTTGTCATATCCACTAATACAAGACTTCAACAATATTTAGTTGCTGAGATTGAAGCTCTGCTTCTAGCTTCGGAATCTCAAATTGAAAAGCTTGATCGTGAGGTTGATCACAGTGCTCATGTTGCTACCACAGAACCAGATCCAACTATTGAAGTAAATCTTGCCAACTATGGTCAAGGTGGATACAAGACACAACCCTTCAGTCGATTTCCAAATCACTTTGGCCCTGGAAATCAATCCTTTGGTAGAGGTAATTTCAATAACTACAATGCATTTCATTATCCTCAGTTTACTCCATTCAGAGGCAATTTTAGCTTTGGTAGAGGAAATCGAATGCCAGTTACTAATAACAAACTTCAGTGCCAATTGTGTCTTAAGCTTGGACATACTGTTCAAAGCTGTTTCTATCGTTTTGATAAGAATTTTCCAAGTCCTCCTAGCAGTAGCAACACCAATGCTAATCCTAATGCTACAGCACCTCAGGCCAATGTCCTCACAACCACAAATGAGTGGGACATGACCTGGTACCCAGATTCTGGTGCTACAAGTCATTGTACACCAGATCCTGCAAACATAGCTCAAAGTACTGAATACACTGGTCAAGAACAGCTCTTTGTTGGTGATGGATCAGGTTTGTCTATCCAACACATAGGTCAAACCTTTTTAGCATCCAATCTATCTACTCAGCCTCTTGTCCTTAATAATTTGTTGCATGTACCTGCTATAACTAAAAATTTGCTTAGTGTGTCTAAGTTTGCCAAAGATAACAGAGTTTTCTTTGAGTTTCACCCTGATGTGTGTTGTGTAAAGGATCAGGTTACCAAGCAGGTTCTTCTACAGGGGAGACACAAGAATGCCCTTTATACTTTTGAAGGCCTTAACATAGTCCCATCACCAACACCCAACACCTCTATGGATTGGCACAATACCTTCCCAGACCGTGCATCTCTTCCTACTGTAAACTCTGCAACTTTAGCTTCTTGTACTCACTGTAATAAGAGACAATTTTCTGAATTTGATGTATGGCACAATAGACTTGGACATCCATCCAAGAATTTTGTCAAGTCTGTGCTTAGATCATGTAATATCAGTGTTGATAATAATAAAGACTCTCATTTTGTCTGTCCTACTTGCTGTTTGggtaaaattcacaaactaccCTTCCCTAAAGTTTCTAACACTGGGTATACTGCCCCTTACATTTAATTGTCTCTGACCTGTGGGGGCCATCCCACACTATTTCTCACAGTGGCTACAAATACTACATCCATTTCATGGATGTTTACTCTCGATTCACTTGGATCTATATGCTCAAAGACAAGTCAGAAACTTTAAAAGTTTTCCAAATGTTCAAAGTTGAAGCTGAGTTACAGTTAGGAACTCAGATAAAAATGATTCAAACTGATTGGGGTGGGGAATTTAGAACCTTTCCTAAGTACCTTCAACAGTTTGGAATTCTACACAGACATCCTTGTCCAACTACCCATGAGCAAAATGGATTAGCTGAAAGGAAGCATAGGCATATAGTAGAAAATGGTCTAACCTTGCTAGCTCAATCCTCAATGCCTCTCAAGTTTTGGGATGAGGTATTTAGGACAGCTCTGTTCATACACAATAGACTACCTACACCTGTTCTCAGTCATAAAACACCCTTAGAAGTCTTGTTTCACAAAGAACAAGATTACAGCTAGTTCAAGACATTTGGTTGCCAATGTTTCCCAAACATCAGACCATACAATAAACACAAAATGCAATTCAGATCTGAACCTTGCACTTTCTTAGGGTACAGCCTTAACCACAAAGGCTATAAATGCCTTGCTTCCAATGGAAGAATGTACATTTCCCGTGATGTCATCTTTGATGAACATCAGTTTCCCTACTCCAAACTCAGCAACAAACTTGATTCTATAAATCCTGAACACTGGTATGTGTCTGCTCAAATTCCCTCCATCAAACACACCACTATCTCTCACAATACATCACCTAGTGTCAGTGAGTCTGCTGTTCAACCTGTTTCCATTGTTAGCCCTACACCCTCTGTGCATAGTCACTCTCCATCAACACCTGAGATTCCTCCTGGTTTTGAACATGTCATTCCCACTCGTGTCACCACAATCCCTGTGAGTCACTCCACCTCTGCTCATCATGAAACACCTTCCTCTTTCTCAAACTCATCTCCTATCCCACAACCTCCTGTTGTTTCCACTGTCCCTGTTCCTAGAATACAGAACAGTCACCAAATGACAACCAGAGCCAAAGCTGGTGTCCATAAGCCAAAAGTCTACAGTGTGTCCACTGTCCCTACTTCTGTTACTCAGGCACTTCAGATGCCTCAGTGGAAAGGagctatggatgatgagattCTTGCTCTCATCAGGAACAAGACTTACACACTTGTTCCCTTACCCCCTGGAAGGCAAGCAATAGGGTGTAAATGGGTGTACAAAGAGAAGGAAGACACAGAAGGGAATGTCACAAGGCACAAGGCTACACTTGTTGCCAAAGGTTTTCATCAACAACCTGGTTTCGATTTCACTGAAACCTTTAGCCCGGTTGTTAAACCAGTGACCATTCGAGTTGTTTTGACTCTAGCATTATCCCAGGGATGGCAAATTAGACAGCTTGATGTGAGCAATGCTTTCCTCAATGGTGTGCTTCAGGAGGTCTATATGACTCAGCCCCCTGGTTTTGAAGTCACAACAGAACCTAATCTTGTGTGCAAACTTCACAAAGCTTtgtatggacttaagcaagcacCTAGAGCTTGGTTTGAAAGACTACATCCCTCTCTTTGCAAGTTTGGTTTTATGTCTTCTAAGTCAGACAATTCCTTGTTCATACAACATTCTCCTCGAGGCACAATATATGTTTtagtgtatgttgatgatatcaTTGTCACAGGAAGTGACCCTGCCATGGTGACTCAACTGATATCCAATTTGAACACTGAATTATCACTTAAGGACCTTGGTGATCTGAGTTATTTTCTAGGAATAGAATTCAAGTACACCACTGATGTTCTACATCTATCACAAAGCAAGTACATTAGAGATTTACTTGTCAAAACTCAAATGCAAGAGGCCAAACCATCATCGGCTCCAATGACCAGTGGTCTTAGACTGTCCGCATATGGCAGTGAccctgtaaagaccgcttagtttaatttggaaattagcagttaatcacgtttaattatgaaattatttatagctatttaaataattattatactgttattattgaattctgagatgcattttatgtcagttagtagttttcataattttgcatttccggtgcccggtaacatgaaactcggtgtttggctcagtaaaatcacaacttagtatgttagtagattgggacggtttattagacattgaggatgtcgggaatggccgggaatttagaatttcccaaaatacccctttagtgttatttatgtgattttagtgtgaaggggcaaaatggtcattttgccccattgttagtttctCTTTTGTGACtcaataaattgaaaaatatatgttatttaattattctttttggctgaagtaaaatgtGTTAAGTGCc from Cannabis sativa cultivar Pink pepper isolate KNU-18-1 chromosome 4, ASM2916894v1, whole genome shotgun sequence carries:
- the LOC133037132 gene encoding uncharacterized protein LOC133037132 — encoded protein: MDKKIGRVLLKERVKNGLYLLTQPTTRTLVQIQCLLATKESKSLSVTECNNVSNKMTTNIVSNPCTNSKINKEYNSTSTDVSFTAFTVNTTQVNSQHSQIFASATFNTTPNATYPCVNEEQSAVHLPTMLNKVTTNCSTSTGVSHRTFVPPPSLNQQTIRPPSAPILTCYFTQPPPHPKNQLSNPVPNPTPNLSQPHPTPNHTMPPPELIPTPTKYYTSKPATSTKTNNRYSLHAN